The following is a genomic window from Nisaea sediminum.
GCTTGGACGGCGTGATGGCATGCCCGACATAGCCGAGCTTACCGAGTTCCGGGGCAAGCCCCTTGCCGCCGATCTCGGACCATGAGGGATGGGTCGTCGGACCGAGCTCGCCCTGGCCGGCCAGCAGCAGTCCGGTTTCCTCGAAGGCCTCGCGCACGGCCGCCATCGGGAACCCGCGGGCACGGCTTTCGTCCTTGGAAATGCGTTTGAGATCGTGTGGCTGGAGATCGCTCGCGAAGCCGACCTTGCGGTCCGCGGCATCGACTTTTCCGCCGGGGAAGACATAGACGCCGCCGAAGACGGCTTTCTTGCCGCGCCGCCCCATCAGCACATCCAGCCCGTCACCGTTGCGGCGCAGGACGATCAGGCTCGCGGAATCTTTCGGGCGGACAGGCTTTTGCCCGGGCTCGACCAGTCCGGGCAGGGTATTCGGCGGGGCGCGTCTCATGGTTTCTCAAAGACTTGGCGGAAAATGATCCACCCAGTCTAGGACGGTTGGAGGCAATCCTCCAAGCTTGATCGCGCCCCCTCGGGCAGGCTTACGCCTTAGATGTTGTTCATCGCACCGTAGTAGGCGACGTAGGCGATCAGACCGAGAACGCCGGCGCAGGCGAGAATGGTCTGCGGGATGCTGATACGGTTCATGTCGGTGCTCCTTCCAGGGCATGTAACGACTTTACACTCGTCCATATAGGGGACGAACGGCAGCGCAACATGCACAGATAGTGCAATGCACAATTGCAAGAACGTCATGAGACGCCAAATCAGAGAGCCATTGCTGACGATTCGATACTAATCGCGGAAACCGTGTAGGCCGCCGGACTCATCCAGAACCATGGTCAGACGGCGCGCCGCGGTGCGGGCGAGTGACAGAGTCAGTGATTTCCGGCGTGCCGCGTTGAGCCGCGACTCTGACGCCTCCCGCGCGACCACCGCCTCATACTGGTCGGCCAGGATCAGACCGCAGAGCGGGTCTTCGGGCAGAAGCTCGCGCGGAAAATCCGGTGTCACCGCAAAATAGAAGCGGTCGCAGAAATCCAGATATTCATGCCATTTCCGGTCCGCGAGATAGTCCGCCATATCGGACTTCACCTCAACCACGACGATCCCCCCCGAGGGATCGAGCGCCATGACATCGACCCGCCGTCCCGAGCGCAGCGGCATCTCGGTGACGTGGCTCCAGTTCAGTTCGGTAAAGAGCCGCGAAACGCCGCGGGTCACCTGCTGCGTGATTTCCGGACGCGCCGCCATGGTCCCCCCCTAATCGTCGAGGACCATATTCGTTGCGCCCCGCGTATCGGCACCGGACAGGTCCGCTCCGCGCAGGTCGGCGCCGGCGAAATCGGCGTCGCGCAAGACCGCGCCGCGGAGGTTGCAGTCCCGAAGGTCGGCGCCGGCGAAGACCGCGCCGCTCATCTCCGCCTGATGAAAATCGCCACCGCGCAAGATCGCGCGATCGAATCTCGCCCGGTCGAAATGAGCCGGCCAGCGCTGCGTCTTGGCCCCGACGATCTGTACCGGTCCCGCCTGGACCCCCGTCAGCCGCGCTTCCATGAGGTTGGCGCGCCGCATCGTCACGCCGCGCAAATCGGCGTTCGAAAGATCCGCCGAGCGCATGTCGGCCAGCGCCAGGTCCGCCATCAGCAGGTTGATGCCCGACAGATCGCAACTGGTCAGAACGCTGCATTCCATGTTGGCGGCGGCCAGATTCAGCCGGCTGAGACTCTGCTTGCTGATGTCCCGGCGCGCGAGCGGCGCCCGAACGCCCTGCTTGCCGTTACTTTTGATCCAGAGGTCGTGCTGGATCATGATCTCCCGCATCTCCGGCCCGAGCGCGTCCAGCGCGCGCGGCATCCGCGCCAGGCGGAATTGCGGATCGTCCGGGTTCATGTTCGAGAACACGGCCCCGGCGAGATCGGCGCCGGTCAGATCCGTGCCGCTGAAGATCACGTTGTAGAGGATCGTACCGTGCAGGATCGCGCCGGTCAGCGTGGCCTCGGTCAGGTCCGCGCCTTCGAGATCGGCGCCGGTCAGGTTCGAGTGGCTGAGATCGGCGCGCACGAAGCGGGTATTGCGGAGCTTCGCATCGGTCAGGTCGGTCTGGACGATGAAAGCATTGGACAACCTGGCGCCGCTCATATCGGCCCGGGTCGCGTTGGCCACCGCAAGATCGGCATCGACCGTGTTGTAAGTGACGGCAACGAGATTGCCCCGCGCATCCGGTTTTAGCAGCACGCCGTCCCGCAGATCGGCCTCCTGCATGGTCACGTCGCAGAGATCCGCGCCGCGCATGCAGGCTCCGCGGAGGTCGGAGCGGGAAAGATTGGCGCCCTTCAGGCGTACCTCGCGCATATCGCAGGCGAAAAGATTTGCCGTCTTCAGATTGCAGTTCTCGAGATTGGCATTGCGGAGCGAGGATCCCGAGAGCTCGGCGCCGGCGAGCTCGCGACCGCTCAGATCCTTGAACTTGAGGTCGTAACCCTGAAGATTGGCTCTGGCGCCACCGGTCTGCCCACGCAGAAACATCCCGTGCCGCTCGACGACTTCCTCGAGCTCGGCGAGCGAAATCTGCCTTAGCGGGATATCGTCGGCAGCGGGAGTGCCGAGATCCAGTCTGGCTTCCGACGATGCCCAGGCGACTTCTGCCGGGATGCCGGGGACAGTGTCAGTGTCGTCTTTACGTCCGGACAAGTCCTAGGCCTGCTTCCCAAACTCTGCGCGGGGACGCTTTGTGCACCCCGCCATCGTTTAAGTAGATCGTGTTCCCGCGCCGGAATGCAAAAAAATATTCGGGGGAAGCCGGATTCACATCCAGTCCTGGGCTTGCGGGAAATTGTAGGCAACGAACCTGTAGGTTGACTGCACCGCCTCGCGAATCCCCTTGGACCGGGTTGAAAGATCGATGTTCCAGGTCTCGATGACCTCGTCCCAGATCATGATCTTCTTGTGCAGTTCGTCGCGCATCTCGCGAATGAAGTTGATCTGTTTGTCGTAGCTCTTCAGGACCGTGAGGATCTCGCCGGTCTGCGCGTCGACCTGATCGAAGATGAAGCTGAAATCGCGAATCGGCGGCTCCATGAGGGTCCGCACCCGCTGAACTTCGGCCGTGAACTGACGGTCGCCACGATGCAGGGCGATCACCTGGACGAGTTTGGTCTGGATCGCGCTCGCATAAGTGAACCGGTCGCGAAGCGCCTCGATATAGGCCAGCTCCCGCGCGACGCGGTCGACCAGATCGAGCACTTCCTGCTTGCGTTCCTCGCCCAGCCCCAGCTTCTCGGCGATTTCCGATATGCCCTTCTGAATGCGTTCCTTGGTCTCAGGCTTGGCCAGTTCCGC
Proteins encoded in this region:
- a CDS encoding MmcB family DNA repair protein, translated to MAARPEITQQVTRGVSRLFTELNWSHVTEMPLRSGRRVDVMALDPSGGIVVVEVKSDMADYLADRKWHEYLDFCDRFYFAVTPDFPRELLPEDPLCGLILADQYEAVVAREASESRLNAARRKSLTLSLARTAARRLTMVLDESGGLHGFRD
- a CDS encoding NUDIX hydrolase — translated: MRRAPPNTLPGLVEPGQKPVRPKDSASLIVLRRNGDGLDVLMGRRGKKAVFGGVYVFPGGKVDAADRKVGFASDLQPHDLKRISKDESRARGFPMAAVREAFEETGLLLAGQGELGPTTHPSWSEIGGKGLAPELGKLGYVGHAITPSKRKFRFNARFFFAWEEHMSGSLGGSGELSDLDFFPLDEALKLPLVDVTEFMLLEVKRRAEENLAPRETYPFFSYRTESPYIRYS
- a CDS encoding pentapeptide repeat-containing protein is translated as MSGRKDDTDTVPGIPAEVAWASSEARLDLGTPAADDIPLRQISLAELEEVVERHGMFLRGQTGGARANLQGYDLKFKDLSGRELAGAELSGSSLRNANLENCNLKTANLFACDMREVRLKGANLSRSDLRGACMRGADLCDVTMQEADLRDGVLLKPDARGNLVAVTYNTVDADLAVANATRADMSGARLSNAFIVQTDLTDAKLRNTRFVRADLSHSNLTGADLEGADLTEATLTGAILHGTILYNVIFSGTDLTGADLAGAVFSNMNPDDPQFRLARMPRALDALGPEMREIMIQHDLWIKSNGKQGVRAPLARRDISKQSLSRLNLAAANMECSVLTSCDLSGINLLMADLALADMRSADLSNADLRGVTMRRANLMEARLTGVQAGPVQIVGAKTQRWPAHFDRARFDRAILRGGDFHQAEMSGAVFAGADLRDCNLRGAVLRDADFAGADLRGADLSGADTRGATNMVLDD